The window ATCGAGTCCGGGCTGGTCACCTCGTTCAAGACCGGCACGGCGATCATCGAGACGGCGCCGTTCGCTCCGCCGGGACCGTCCGGGTTCACGTTCGAGAAGTGGCAGACCGCGATCGACGCCCTGTTGCGCGGGATGGGGAACAGCCTGCTGTACGCCGTGCCCGCGACGGTGATCTCGGCGTCCGTCGGCAGCATCACGGCGTACGGCCTGACGATTCCGACCTGGAAGAAGTCGTACAAGGCGCTGGTGCTCATGCTCATCATCGCCGGGATCTTCATCCCGTACCAGGCCGTGCTGGTTCCCCTGACCCAGTTCTGGTCGCAGTGGGTGCAGCTCGACCAGCTGCTGTCGTTCGTCTGGGCGCTCGGGATCAACAACGACTACGCCGGCATCGTCGAGCTGGTGATCACCCACGTCGCCTACGGGATCCCCATCTGTACGCTCCTGTTCCGGACGTACTACAAGACGATGAGCGACGAGATGATCGAGTCGGCCCGCCTCGACGGGGCGACGCTCCGCCGGGTGTACCGGCGGATCGTCCTCCCGCTCTCGGGGCCGATGTTCGCCGTCGTCCTCATCTACCAGTTCACGCAGATCTGGAACGACCTCCTGTTCACGCTGGTGCTCGTCTCGACGGAATCGAGCCCTGCGGCGCCAGTCGTGTTGATCCTCGCGGGTCTCGGGACCTCGATGGAGGGACAGGACTTCGCGCTCCGGATGGCCGGGGCGTTCTTCGCGGCGCTGCCGACGCTGGCGGTGTACATCCTGTTCGGCGAGGAGTTCGCTGAGGGGGTGGCGGCGTGACCCGCACGCCGATCCCGTCCGGCGACGAGCGCGGTCCCGAACGAGCGCGTTCGGGACGAGCGCGTCCGGAACGCGACGCGGCGCGGCGCACGACCGACCACACGACACCGACCACAACTCACAGATATGGCAACGCTTGAACTCGACTCGATAACGAAGACGTTCCAGGACGGAGACGAGGAGATCGTCGCGGTCGACGACGTGTCGCTGTCGATCGACGACGGCGAGTTCCTCGTCGTCGTCGGTCCGTCAGGCTGCGGGAAGTCCACGACGCTCCGGATGATCGCCGGCTTAGAGACGATCACCGCCGGTACGCTCAGCATCGACGACCGCGTCGTCAACGACGTGAAGTCGCAGAACCGGGACATCGCGATGGTGTTCCAGTCGTACGCGCTCTACCCGCATATGAGCGTCCGGCAGAACATGTCGTTCGGCCTCGAGGAGTCGACGGATCTCCCGGACGACGAGATCAATCGCATGGTGTCTGAGACGGGCGAGATGCTCGGCATCTCGAACCTGCTCGACCGGAAGCCGAGCGACCTCTCCGGGGGCCAACAGCAGCGCGTCGCCCTCGGCCGCGCCATCGTCCGCGACCCCGAGGTGTTCCTGATGGACGAGCCGCTCAGCAACCTCGACGCGAAGCTCCGCGCGGAGATGCGCACCGAGCTCCAGCGGCTCCAGAACGACCTCGGCGTGACGACGGTGTACGTCACCCACGACCAGACGGAGGCGATGACGATGGGCGACCGGATCGCCATCCTCGACGGCGGCGAGCTCCAGCAGGTCGCGACGCCGCTGGAGTGTTACCACGAGCCGGCCAACCGGTTCGTCGCGAGCTTCCTCGGCGAGCCGTCGATGAACTTCTTCGACGTGACGCGTGAGGGCGACCGCCTCGTCGGCGATGTCTTCGAGTACCCGATCGACGAGGGGATCCAATCGGACCTCGGCGACGCGACCGACCTCATCCTCGGGATCCGCCCCGAAGCGGTCGAGCTCGTCGACGCCGACGGCGACCACGAGTTCGAAACGACCGTGGACGTCGTCGAGCCGATGGGCGACGAGAACACGGTGTACCTCCACTTCGACCCCGACGCGGACCCCGAGAGCGCGGCGACGCTCGTCGCGACGATAGACGGGTTCAACCGGGTCAGCGAGGGCGACTCGGTGATCGCGCGGATCCCGGAGGACGCGATACACCTCTTCGATCGCGCCACGGGCGAGGCGCTCCACAACCGCTCGATGGAGGACGCGGCCGACCAGATCAACCTCGGCTGATCGCGGCCGGACGGCGTCGCCGTCCCTTTTAAAGCTCGCTCGTCCCGCCGGTCACCAGTACTTGGTCCGGTCGACCCCCTCCGCCAGCAGCGCCGCGGCGGCGACGTGGGCGTACGCGCTCCACGCGAGCGCGAGGAGCGCGGCGACGCTCCGCGTGGCCGTCGCCGCGAGCGCGGTCCACGCGACGACGACGAGGACGGTCGCGCCGACCCACGCGAGGAAGTACGAGCTCGAGGCCGTCCCGCGGAGGGCGTCTCGTCGAAGGCCGGCGCGAAGCCCCTCGCTGACGCTCGCGGCGGCCGCCGACGGGAAGAGGTACGCGCAGGCGACCG is drawn from Halorubrum sp. CBA1229 and contains these coding sequences:
- a CDS encoding carbohydrate ABC transporter permease, whose protein sequence is MSDAEPRTDGGATTTTTARLRRTLDQMTAGDAGLYVVLLFAAAFYLVPIESGLVTSFKTGTAIIETAPFAPPGPSGFTFEKWQTAIDALLRGMGNSLLYAVPATVISASVGSITAYGLTIPTWKKSYKALVLMLIIAGIFIPYQAVLVPLTQFWSQWVQLDQLLSFVWALGINNDYAGIVELVITHVAYGIPICTLLFRTYYKTMSDEMIESARLDGATLRRVYRRIVLPLSGPMFAVVLIYQFTQIWNDLLFTLVLVSTESSPAAPVVLILAGLGTSMEGQDFALRMAGAFFAALPTLAVYILFGEEFAEGVAA
- the ugpC gene encoding sn-glycerol-3-phosphate ABC transporter ATP-binding protein UgpC; this encodes MATLELDSITKTFQDGDEEIVAVDDVSLSIDDGEFLVVVGPSGCGKSTTLRMIAGLETITAGTLSIDDRVVNDVKSQNRDIAMVFQSYALYPHMSVRQNMSFGLEESTDLPDDEINRMVSETGEMLGISNLLDRKPSDLSGGQQQRVALGRAIVRDPEVFLMDEPLSNLDAKLRAEMRTELQRLQNDLGVTTVYVTHDQTEAMTMGDRIAILDGGELQQVATPLECYHEPANRFVASFLGEPSMNFFDVTREGDRLVGDVFEYPIDEGIQSDLGDATDLILGIRPEAVELVDADGDHEFETTVDVVEPMGDENTVYLHFDPDADPESAATLVATIDGFNRVSEGDSVIARIPEDAIHLFDRATGEALHNRSMEDAADQINLG